A genomic region of Platichthys flesus chromosome 4, fPlaFle2.1, whole genome shotgun sequence contains the following coding sequences:
- the LOC133951939 gene encoding solute carrier family 35 member F2-like isoform X1, with protein MATEQSEDELSFSRNKNQSKGLMMRIRKFKPKEVFTWKLAKTWAMGQGLAVLICGTAICSQYLATNFQVNTPMLQSFLNYILLCVTYTSMLLCRRGDGNILQILKKRGWKYLLLGLVDVEANYTVVKAYQYTTITSVQLLDCFVVPVLMVLSWWILKIRYKMVHFVAVCICLLGVGAMVGADLLAGRDQGSTSNILLGDGLVLLSAVLYAISNVSQEYTVKNLSRVEFLGMLGLFGTIISTVQMVILERNEVANIQWSWEVVLLFSAFAVCMYTLYSCMPLVMKLSSATSINLSLLTTDLFSLFSGIFLFQYNFSGLYLVSLVVILIGFITYNAVPTPAAPTEEEEEERSRAAADLTTSSSACEQGSYYGAAASQSEITKQEVSVRIPAEEVEDDEEEQKADVEKKDRRKEEKKRRRKKRRHSEPSQNHRGGSDFAVGCSTKM; from the exons ATGGCTACCGAACAGTCCGAGGATGAACTCAGCTTCTCAAGAAACAAGAACCAGAGCAAGGGACTCATGATGAGGATCCGGAAATTTAAGCCAAAAGAAGTTTTCACGTG GAAGCTGGCCAAGACGTGGGCCATGGGTCAGGGCCTGGCTGTGCTCATATGTGGGACGGCCATCTGCTCCCAGTACCTGGCTACAAACTTCCAGGTGAACACACCCATGCTGCAGAGCTTCTTGAACTACATCTTGCTGTGTGTCACCTACACATCTATGCTGCTCTGCAGAAGAG GGGATGGCAATATTTTACAGATCCTGAAGAAACGAGGGTGGAAGTACCTTCTGCTTGGGCTGGTCGACGTGGAGGCCAACTACACTGTGGTGAAAGCATACCAGTACACCACCATCACCAGCGTCCAG ctgctggacTGCTTCGTGGTGCCGGTCCTGATGGTCCTGTCCTGGTGGATTCTGAAGATACGCTACAAGATGGTTCACTTTGTGGCTGTGTGCATCTGTCTCCTCGGGGTGGGGGCCATGGTGGGGGCTGACCTGCTGGCTGGACGAGACCAGGGCTCCA CCTCGAACATCCTGTTAGGTGACGGCCTGGTGCTGCTCAGTGCAGTGCTGTATGCCATCTCCAACGTGTCTCAGGAGTACACAGTGAAGAACCTGAGCAGAGTGGAGTTCCTTGGCATGCTGGGCCTGTTCGGCACAATCATCAGCACCGTGCAGAT GGTGATCCTGGAACGTAATGAAGTTGCTAACATTCAGTGGAGCTGGGAAGTTG TGCTCCTGTTCTCGGCTTTTGCTGTGTGTATGTACACTCTGTACAGCTGCATGCCCTTAGTGATGAAGCTGAGCAGCGCCACCTCCATCAACCTGTCCCTGCTCACCACCGACCTCTTCAGCCTCTTCTCTGGGATCTTCCTTTTCCAGTACAAC TTCTCTGGACTCTACCTGGTCTCACTGGTGGTCATCCTCATCGGCTTCATCACCTACAACGCTGTGCCAACTCCTGCTGCccccacagaggaggaggaagaggagagatcCAGAGCCGCAGCAGacctcaccacctcctcctccgcctgtgAGCAAGGAAGCTACTACGGCGCTGCAGCTTCTCAGAGTGAAATCACCAAGCAGGAAGTGTCCGTGAGGATCCCCGCTGAGGAGGTAGAGGATGACGAAGAGGAGCAGAAGGCTGATGTAGAGAAGAAGgacaggaggaaggaagagaagaagaggaggaggaagaagaggagacattCAGAGCCATCACAGAACCATAGAGGAGGGAGTGATTTTGCTGTTGGATGCAGCactaaaatgtaa
- the LOC133951939 gene encoding solute carrier family 35 member F2-like isoform X2, translating into MGQGLAVLICGTAICSQYLATNFQVNTPMLQSFLNYILLCVTYTSMLLCRRGDGNILQILKKRGWKYLLLGLVDVEANYTVVKAYQYTTITSVQLLDCFVVPVLMVLSWWILKIRYKMVHFVAVCICLLGVGAMVGADLLAGRDQGSTSNILLGDGLVLLSAVLYAISNVSQEYTVKNLSRVEFLGMLGLFGTIISTVQMVILERNEVANIQWSWEVVLLFSAFAVCMYTLYSCMPLVMKLSSATSINLSLLTTDLFSLFSGIFLFQYNFSGLYLVSLVVILIGFITYNAVPTPAAPTEEEEEERSRAAADLTTSSSACEQGSYYGAAASQSEITKQEVSVRIPAEEVEDDEEEQKADVEKKDRRKEEKKRRRKKRRHSEPSQNHRGGSDFAVGCSTKM; encoded by the exons ATGGGTCAGGGCCTGGCTGTGCTCATATGTGGGACGGCCATCTGCTCCCAGTACCTGGCTACAAACTTCCAGGTGAACACACCCATGCTGCAGAGCTTCTTGAACTACATCTTGCTGTGTGTCACCTACACATCTATGCTGCTCTGCAGAAGAG GGGATGGCAATATTTTACAGATCCTGAAGAAACGAGGGTGGAAGTACCTTCTGCTTGGGCTGGTCGACGTGGAGGCCAACTACACTGTGGTGAAAGCATACCAGTACACCACCATCACCAGCGTCCAG ctgctggacTGCTTCGTGGTGCCGGTCCTGATGGTCCTGTCCTGGTGGATTCTGAAGATACGCTACAAGATGGTTCACTTTGTGGCTGTGTGCATCTGTCTCCTCGGGGTGGGGGCCATGGTGGGGGCTGACCTGCTGGCTGGACGAGACCAGGGCTCCA CCTCGAACATCCTGTTAGGTGACGGCCTGGTGCTGCTCAGTGCAGTGCTGTATGCCATCTCCAACGTGTCTCAGGAGTACACAGTGAAGAACCTGAGCAGAGTGGAGTTCCTTGGCATGCTGGGCCTGTTCGGCACAATCATCAGCACCGTGCAGAT GGTGATCCTGGAACGTAATGAAGTTGCTAACATTCAGTGGAGCTGGGAAGTTG TGCTCCTGTTCTCGGCTTTTGCTGTGTGTATGTACACTCTGTACAGCTGCATGCCCTTAGTGATGAAGCTGAGCAGCGCCACCTCCATCAACCTGTCCCTGCTCACCACCGACCTCTTCAGCCTCTTCTCTGGGATCTTCCTTTTCCAGTACAAC TTCTCTGGACTCTACCTGGTCTCACTGGTGGTCATCCTCATCGGCTTCATCACCTACAACGCTGTGCCAACTCCTGCTGCccccacagaggaggaggaagaggagagatcCAGAGCCGCAGCAGacctcaccacctcctcctccgcctgtgAGCAAGGAAGCTACTACGGCGCTGCAGCTTCTCAGAGTGAAATCACCAAGCAGGAAGTGTCCGTGAGGATCCCCGCTGAGGAGGTAGAGGATGACGAAGAGGAGCAGAAGGCTGATGTAGAGAAGAAGgacaggaggaaggaagagaagaagaggaggaggaagaagaggagacattCAGAGCCATCACAGAACCATAGAGGAGGGAGTGATTTTGCTGTTGGATGCAGCactaaaatgtaa